The following are encoded in a window of Gossypium raimondii isolate GPD5lz chromosome 13, ASM2569854v1, whole genome shotgun sequence genomic DNA:
- the LOC105781746 gene encoding DNA ligase 4 — MTEEIKLSVVVSLFTWIQRSRPSAKRSKFRKFLDTFCTPSDYFSAMRLILPSLDRERGTYGLKESVLAICLIDALGMSRDSADALRLINWRKGGANTGANAGNFALVAAEVLQRRQGTVSGGLTIKELNELLNRLASAESRAEKTAILATLINKTNAQEMKWVIMIILKDLKLGISEKSIFQEFHPDAEDLFNVTCDLKLVCEKLRDRTQRHKRQDIEVGKAVRPQLALRVRDPAAAWKKLHGKEVVVECKFDGDRIQIHKNGTDIHYYSRNFLDHSEYQHGMSNIITQNILVDRCILDGEMLVWDSTLNQFAEFGSNQEIAKAAKDGLDSDRQVLCYVAFDILYVGDTSVIHQSLKERHELLQKVVKPLKGRLEILVPNGGLNAHRPPGEPCWSCIAHSVNDVERFFKETIENRDEGIVIKDLNSKWEPGDRNGKWLKLKPDYIRAGSDLDVLIIGGYYGSGRRGGEVAQFLVGLADRPDPNAYPRRFISFCRVGTGLTDDDLETVAKKLKPYFRKYEYPKKMQPSFYQVTNHSKERPDVWIESPEKSIILSITSDIRTIRSEVFAAPYSLRFPRIDRVRYDKPWHECLGVQSFVELVHSSNGTTQKGTEQENQPDSKTKHKAHARKADKKNVSIVPSHFIRTDTSSVKGETLIFSNLMFYFVNVPPTYSLDSFHKMVVEHGGRFSMNLNNSVTHCVAAESKGIKYQAAKLHGDIIHYSWALDCCSQKKLIPLQPKYFLFLSESSKMKLQQEVDQYFDPYYWDLDLVDVKRLLNNIQRSENSKTIDYYRAKYCPNDKWSLFHGCSVYFYSSAESLKADWQVLLNLALRRLKHEILMGGGKISENLSNATHLVVLSVPGLDVDFDSFIKSCSFEEKNLVWKKGLHVVRSQWLENCLEQGQKLREDQYSLKPNDFEETNFVESKLDQNLEKSKPDFNGVQNKGTCTSPESKTKQRGGKDHPEKSISSVTPSHGNRKRRPASKNTKKGKTVVTRAQRVPRRRGKMSVKINEDGSEESGSDDKTNEEIKKGEGYNTECYRMAGRENFEFHQNQAAEENASINWPKKAHDTVMCETNNDQPGNKAEKFDHMELDEGNYGHEISNSEKLEVMVDPVRAMLLDMIPSLGIKHVKTTNSVVQNEKPHMDNDADIRVVEDEKLDADFIPQPQKKKKVSYKDVAGELLKD, encoded by the exons atgacgGAAGAAATAAAGTTAAGCGTTGTAGTGAGTTTATTCACATGGATCCAGAGGAGCCGACCGTCGGCGAAGCGGTCTAAGTTTCGTAAATTCCTCGATACGTTTTGTACACCTTCCGATTACTTCAGTGCTATGCGGCTTATCCTTCCTTCACTCGATCGAGAACGTGGAACTTACGGCCTCAAGGAGTCTGTTCTCGCAATTTGCCTCATCGATGCTCTCGGCATGTCGAGGGATTCTGCTGATGCTCTACGTCTTATCAATTGGCGCAAAGGTGGAGCTAATACTGGTGCTAATGCTGGAAACTTTGCTCTTGTTGCTGCTGAGGTTTTGCAGCGTAGGCAAGGTACGGTTTCCGGGGGACTTACTATCAAGGAGTTGAATGAGTTGCTTAATCGATTGGCTTCTGCTGAAAGCAG GGCTGAGAAGACTGCAATCCTTGCTACTTTGATTAATAAGACAAATGCACAGGAAATGAAGTGGGTTATCATGATTATTCTAAAAG ATCTCAAGTTGGGAATTAGTGAGAAGAGCATATTTCAGGAATTTCATCCAGATGCCGAAGACTTGTTTAATGTCACGTGTGACCTAAAATTGGTTTGTGAAAAGTTAAGGGATCGTACTCAGCGTCATAAGCGTCag GACATTGAGGTTGGAAAGGCTGTACGCCCACAACTAGCTTTGAGAGTTCGTGATCCAGCTGCTGCATGGAAAAAG CTTCATGGTAAGGAGGTAGTTGTTGAGTGTAAATTTGATGGTGATCGCATCCAAATCCACAAAAATGGAACAGACATACACTACTACTCCAG GAATTTTCTTGATCATTCTGAATATCAGCACGGGATGTCAAATATTATTACacaaaatattttggttgatAG GTGTATACTTGATGGAGAAATGTTAGTTTGGGATTCCACTTTAAATCAGTTTGCTGAGTTCGGGTCAAATCAGGAAATAG CCAAGGCAGCAAAAGATGGCCTTGATAGTGACAGACAGGTTTTGTGCT ATGTTGCATTTGACATTCTTTATGTTGGGGATACAAGTGTTATTCACCAAAGTTTGAAGGAACGGCATGAGCTTCTTCAAAAAGTTGTGAAGCCTTTGAAGGGTCGTTTAGAGATTTTAGTGCCTAATGGTGGTCTCAATGCACATCGTCCTCCTG GGGAACCTTGTTGGTCATGTATTGCTCACAGTGTGAATGATGTTGAGAGATTTTTCAAGGAAACAATTGAAAATAG GGATGAAGGAATTGTAATTAAAGACCTTAATTCCAAGTGGGAACCAGGTGATAGAAATGGGAAGTGGTTGAAGTTGAAGCCTGATTACATTCGGGCTGGTTCTGACTTGGATGTTCTCATTATTG gagGGTATTACGGCTCTGGGCGTCGAGGAGGAGAG GTAGCTCAATTCTTAGTAGGCCTAGCAGATCGTCCAGACCCCAATGCCTATCCCAGGCG ATTTATATCCTTCTGCAGGGTTGGTACTGGGTTGACTGATGATGACTTGGAAACTGTTGCAAAGAAATTGAAGCCTTATTTTAG GAAATATGAATATCCGAAGAAGATGCAACCAAGTTTTTATCAAGTTACTAATCACTCGAAAGAGAGACCTGATGTTTGGATTGAAAGCCCAGAGAA ATCAATCATTCTTTCTATCACCAGTGATATCAGGACTATAAGGTCTGAG gTATTTGCTGCGCCGTACAGCCTGAGATTTCCACGTATTGATAGAGTTAGATATGACAAGCCTTGGCATGAGTGCCTTGGCGTGCAAT CATTTGTAGAACTGGTGCATTCAAGTAATGGTACCACTCAAAAAGGGACAGAACAGGAAAACCAGCCTGATAGTAAAACAAAACACAAGGCACATGCTAGAAAGGCAGACAAAAAGAATGTCTCCATTGTTCCTTCTCATTTTATTCGGACTGACACGTCCAGCGTAAAGGGAGAAaccttaatattttcaaatcttaTGTTTT ACTTTGTTAATGTGCCTCCGACATATTCTCTTGATTCATTTCACAAAATGGTTGTGGAGCATGGGGGAAGGTTCTCGATGAATTTGAACAATTCAGTTACTCATTGTGTTGCAGCTGAAAGCAAAg GGATCAAGTATCAGGCAGCAAAGCTGCATGGGGACATTATCCATTACTCTTGGGCCTTGGATTGTTGCTCACAAAAAAAGCTCATTCCTTTGCAGCCAAA gtacttcctttttctttctgaaTCATCAAAGATGAAATTACAGCAAGAAGTTGATCAATACTTTGACCCTTACTATTGGGACCTTGACCTTGTGGATGTCAAACGG CTCTTAAACAATATCCAAAGATCTGAAAACTCCAAGACAATTGACTATTACAGAGCGAAGTACTGTCCAAATGATAAATGGTCCCTGTTTCATGGCTGCTCTGTTTACTTCTACTCTTCAGCTGAGTCTCT GAAAGCTGATTGGCAAGTCTTGCTGAATCTAGCACTGAGGAGGTTAaagcatgaaattttaatgGGTGGTGGCAAAATAAGTGAGAATCTCAGCAATGCTACCCATTTGGTAGTCCTCTCAGTACCGGGATTGGATGTGGACTTTGACTCTTTTATTAAGAG TTGTTCTTTTGAAGAGAAAAATCTTGTGTGGAAAAAGGGGCTTCATGTTGTCAGATCTCAGTGGTTGGAAAATTGCTTAGAGCAGGGACAGAAGTTGCGAGAAGACCAATATAGCTTGAAACCCAATGATTTTGAAGAAACAAACTTCGTAGAAAG CAAATTGGACCAAAATCTGGAAAAATCCAAGCCAGATTTCAACGGTGTTCAGAACAAGGGTACATGTACTTCACCTGAAAGTAAAACAAAACAGAGAGGAGGCAAAGATCACCCCGAAAAATCAATTTCATCGGTTACACCTAGTCACGGGAACAGGAAGAGAAGACCTGCTAGCAAGAACacaaagaaaggaaaaacagTTGTAACCCGAGCTCAAAGAGTACCAAGACGTCGTGGAAAGATGTCTGTTAAGATTAACGAAGATGGGTCTGAGGAAAGTGGTTCTGATGACAAAACAAATGAGGAGATAAAGAAGGGTGAAGGGTATAATACTGAATGCTACAGAATGGCCGGTAGGGAAAATTTCGAGTTTCATCAAAATCAAGCAGCAGAAGAAAATGCTAGCATAAACTGGCCTAAAAAAGCTCACGATACCGTGATGTGTGAAACAAATAATGACCAACCTGGCAACAAAGCCGAGAAGTTCGACCATATGGAACTAGATGAAGGGAATTACGGCCATGAGATTTCAAACTCAGAAAAGCTAGAAGTTATGGTCGATCCGGTTCGCGCCATGTTACTAGACATGATCCCAAGCCTTGGAATAAAGCATGTCAAAACCACAAATTCTGTTGTCCAAAACGAGAAACCTCACATGGATAACGATGCAGACATTCGTGTCGTAGAGGACGAGAAACTAGATGCCGATTTTATTCCAcagcctcaaaagaaaaagaaagtgagtTACAAGGATGTTGCCGGTGAACTACTCAAGGATTAG